Proteins from one Candidatus Zixiibacteriota bacterium genomic window:
- the ftsZ gene encoding cell division protein FtsZ, whose product MTFEFAGEGDASAKLKVIGVGGAGGNAVNRMIAAGLTGVEFLAINTDAQDLEHSRADCRIQIGGQVTRGLGAGADPDVGRRAIEEDRDLVSAALAGADMVFVTAGMGGGTGTGAAPVIAELAKLQGALTVGIVTKPFAFEGKKRMDRADDGIAELKQKVDTLICIPNQRLLAIVDKTTRLTDAFCVCDEILHQATKGIADLITVPGLINCDFADVRTVMREMGDAIMGTGRAEGEGKAAAAAKAAIHSPLLEDVSISGARGVLVNITGGPDLTLFDVNEASSIISEAAGDEANIIFGAVIDPHLGAEIRVTVIATGFGGRRVRALDIEHLEHPETPARLKTPLRLRVSGSPIDLFVGGKPGHGGTMSGLSCGDSDVLAQPRLTGDDADNLDVPAFVRKHFIRAESLGATDENA is encoded by the coding sequence ATGACATTCGAATTCGCAGGCGAAGGGGACGCTTCGGCGAAGCTGAAAGTGATCGGCGTCGGCGGCGCCGGCGGCAATGCCGTCAACCGGATGATCGCCGCCGGATTGACGGGGGTCGAGTTTCTGGCGATCAACACCGACGCGCAGGACCTGGAACACTCGCGCGCCGATTGCCGCATCCAGATCGGCGGGCAGGTCACGCGCGGGCTGGGGGCCGGGGCCGATCCCGACGTCGGGCGTCGGGCCATCGAGGAGGATCGCGACCTCGTCAGCGCGGCGTTGGCGGGCGCCGACATGGTCTTTGTCACCGCCGGCATGGGCGGCGGCACCGGAACCGGCGCGGCTCCGGTGATCGCCGAGCTGGCCAAGCTGCAGGGCGCGCTGACCGTCGGGATCGTCACCAAACCCTTCGCCTTCGAGGGAAAGAAGCGCATGGACCGCGCCGACGACGGCATCGCGGAGCTCAAACAGAAAGTCGACACCTTGATCTGCATTCCCAACCAGCGCCTCCTGGCGATTGTCGACAAGACCACGCGCCTGACCGACGCGTTCTGCGTTTGCGACGAGATTCTCCACCAGGCGACGAAGGGGATCGCCGACTTGATCACGGTGCCGGGGCTGATCAATTGCGACTTCGCCGATGTGCGGACGGTGATGCGCGAGATGGGCGATGCCATCATGGGGACCGGGCGTGCCGAGGGCGAGGGCAAGGCCGCCGCGGCCGCCAAGGCGGCCATTCATTCGCCGCTCCTCGAAGACGTCTCCATCAGCGGCGCCCGCGGCGTCTTGGTCAACATCACCGGCGGTCCCGACCTGACGCTCTTCGACGTCAACGAGGCCTCCTCGATCATCTCCGAGGCGGCGGGCGACGAGGCGAACATCATCTTTGGTGCGGTCATTGACCCGCACTTGGGCGCCGAGATCCGGGTCACCGTCATCGCCACCGGGTTCGGCGGCCGGCGCGTCCGTGCCCTCGACATCGAGCATCTCGAACATCCCGAAACGCCGGCCCGTCTCAAAACACCCCTGCGGTTGCGTGTCTCTGGGTCGCCGATCGACCTGTTCGTCGGCGGCAAGCCGGGACATGGCGGAACGATGTCCGGACTCTCCTGCGGCGACAGCGATGTTCTGGCGCAGCCGCGCCTCACCGGCGACGACGCCGACAACCTCGACGTTCCAGCGTTCGTTCGGAAGCACTTCATCCGCGCCGAAAGCCTCGGTGCGACCGACGAGAACGCCTGA
- the murC gene encoding UDP-N-acetylmuramate--L-alanine ligase has translation MWNRRVKRLHFVGIGGAGMSGIAEILAATGFVVSGSDLAESETTMHLRSLGIPCAIGHDPGHIAGADVVVISSAVGEDNPEARAARAAHIPVIRRAEMLGELMRLKFSIGIAGTHGKTTTTSMIGHILTRAGFDPTIIVGGRLVNLDANAQLGQSQYLVAEADEYDHSFLVLHPTVALATNLEEDHLDCYADLADLQENFLMFFQRVPFYGTVLTNALSPALAAIAPRINRRHRAYGVGGPADVVAAALSVSARSSRFELVCDGANLGVIDVPLPGRHNAENALAACAVALELEVPFTAIHEALASFTSVGRRFEIKGSVGDITVVDDYAHHPTELRAALTAGRAWLEGKGRLLVIFQPHLYSRTQHFQHQFASALSLADGVILAPIYAAREQPIPGVTSQLIAAPLAHETFPLGCIVADRLETIPERVAERARPGDLVMTIGAGSIYRTGPEILARLQPEFVKG, from the coding sequence ATGTGGAATCGTCGCGTCAAGAGACTGCACTTCGTCGGCATCGGCGGCGCGGGAATGTCCGGGATCGCCGAGATTCTCGCCGCCACCGGCTTTGTCGTCTCCGGTTCCGATCTGGCCGAGTCCGAGACGACGATGCATCTGCGCTCGCTGGGAATCCCCTGTGCGATCGGCCATGATCCCGGCCACATCGCCGGTGCCGATGTCGTTGTGATCTCCTCGGCGGTCGGCGAGGACAACCCCGAGGCGCGCGCCGCGCGCGCGGCGCACATCCCGGTCATTCGCCGCGCCGAGATGCTCGGCGAATTGATGCGCCTGAAGTTCTCGATCGGCATCGCCGGCACGCACGGCAAGACCACCACGACGTCGATGATCGGTCACATCCTCACGCGCGCCGGTTTCGATCCCACGATCATCGTGGGCGGGCGGTTGGTCAATCTCGACGCCAATGCCCAGTTGGGTCAAAGCCAGTATCTCGTCGCCGAGGCCGACGAATACGATCATTCGTTCCTGGTGCTGCATCCCACCGTGGCCTTGGCGACGAATCTGGAGGAGGATCACCTCGACTGTTATGCCGACTTGGCCGACCTGCAGGAGAATTTCCTGATGTTCTTTCAGCGCGTTCCTTTCTATGGAACGGTGCTGACGAATGCGCTGTCTCCGGCCTTGGCGGCGATTGCGCCGCGCATCAACCGGCGCCATCGCGCCTACGGGGTCGGCGGTCCCGCGGATGTCGTCGCCGCCGCACTGAGTGTCTCCGCTCGATCCAGTCGCTTCGAGTTGGTGTGCGACGGTGCGAATCTGGGTGTGATTGATGTTCCCCTGCCGGGACGTCACAATGCGGAGAATGCCCTGGCCGCCTGTGCGGTGGCGCTGGAACTCGAAGTCCCCTTCACCGCGATCCACGAGGCGCTGGCGAGCTTCACGAGCGTCGGCCGTCGCTTCGAGATCAAGGGATCGGTCGGCGACATCACCGTTGTCGATGACTATGCCCACCACCCGACCGAACTGCGCGCGGCGCTGACGGCTGGTCGGGCGTGGCTGGAGGGCAAAGGACGCCTCCTGGTGATCTTCCAGCCCCACCTGTATTCGCGCACACAGCACTTCCAGCACCAATTCGCGTCCGCCTTGTCGCTGGCCGACGGCGTGATCCTGGCTCCCATCTATGCGGCCCGGGAGCAGCCGATTCCGGGCGTGACATCGCAACTGATCGCAGCGCCGCTCGCCCACGAGACGTTCCCACTCGGCTGCATCGTGGCCGATCGCTTGGAAACCATCCCCGAGCGTGTGGCGGAACGCGCCCGGCCGGGAGACTTGGTGATGACCATCGGCGCCGGATCGATCTATCGGACCGGTCCGGAAATCCTGGCGCGCCTGCAACCCGAATTCGTGAAGGGCTGA
- a CDS encoding UDP-N-acetylglucosamine--N-acetylmuramyl-(pentapeptide) pyrophosphoryl-undecaprenol N-acetylglucosamine transferase, with amino-acid sequence MAAGGTGGHLIPAIRIAEGITRRQARAEFLFAGSDRGFEESVVTARGYRYVGLPARGLSRSRIWRNVGAVFANLRTARLARRHVRDFHPDAAVGCGGYAAYFPIHACAAAGVPYVLQEQNRIPGLTTRWLAKRAEVTFTAFAESRDHLPKARHVEWVGNPIDPRLATLDQASARRTWGLEDEARVVLITGGSTGARAINRNVARGLSTPTPDGLIVVLWQTGAQGADWNGKAATGWTVRPFAFTDRMTEAFVAADLIISRAGALTVSEICAAGKPAVLIPYPLATADHQTHNARTLVEVGGAILIEDNRLGDVSLLELAGRLLADRDGLGRMSEANRSLARPQAADLIARRVIDLAYRPHAARAQS; translated from the coding sequence ATGGCGGCAGGGGGAACCGGCGGACATTTGATCCCGGCGATACGTATTGCCGAGGGAATCACCCGCCGGCAGGCGCGGGCCGAGTTTCTCTTCGCGGGATCGGATCGGGGCTTTGAGGAGAGCGTCGTGACCGCGCGCGGGTATCGCTATGTCGGGCTACCCGCCCGCGGTCTGTCGCGCTCGCGCATCTGGCGCAACGTCGGCGCGGTCTTTGCCAATCTGCGGACGGCGCGTCTGGCGCGACGACACGTACGGGATTTTCATCCTGACGCCGCCGTCGGCTGCGGCGGTTACGCCGCGTATTTCCCCATCCATGCCTGTGCCGCCGCCGGCGTCCCCTATGTCCTGCAGGAACAGAACCGGATTCCCGGTCTGACGACACGATGGCTCGCCAAGCGGGCCGAGGTCACCTTCACCGCCTTTGCGGAAAGCCGGGACCATCTGCCCAAGGCGCGGCATGTCGAATGGGTCGGCAACCCGATCGATCCACGCCTGGCGACACTCGATCAGGCGTCAGCCCGGCGAACTTGGGGGCTGGAGGACGAGGCGCGTGTCGTTTTGATCACCGGTGGCTCGACCGGCGCGCGGGCGATCAATCGGAATGTCGCGCGCGGTCTGTCGACTCCGACCCCGGATGGTCTGATTGTTGTTTTGTGGCAGACGGGGGCGCAAGGGGCCGACTGGAACGGGAAGGCCGCAACGGGATGGACCGTGCGCCCCTTTGCCTTCACCGACCGCATGACCGAGGCGTTTGTCGCCGCCGACCTGATCATCTCGCGGGCGGGGGCGCTGACAGTTTCGGAAATCTGCGCCGCGGGAAAGCCGGCGGTGCTGATCCCGTACCCCTTGGCGACCGCCGACCACCAGACGCACAACGCCCGTACCCTGGTCGAGGTCGGTGGCGCGATCCTGATCGAAGACAATCGTCTCGGCGATGTCTCGCTGTTGGAGTTGGCGGGGCGATTGTTGGCGGATCGCGACGGTCTCGGGCGAATGAGTGAGGCCAATCGCTCGCTGGCCCGGCCGCAGGCCGCCGACCTGATCGCCCGGCGTGTCATCGACTTGGCGTACCGTCCACACGCCGCGCGCGCACAGAGCTGA
- the ftsA gene encoding cell division protein FtsA: MNEQPPAFAALDIGTASITALLAEWVEGETWKIVGVGRTPATGLRRGVIVDLERTTEAIARAVAAAEMMAGGSAGALHVNIGGDHVRSLNSRGVVAVAHRGDPIDSGDVDRVMQAARAIPVPPDREVLHVLAQEFLVDDQGGIKDPIGMTGARLEAAVHIVTGSALAVGNIHHCIEKAGYELGSLTLSSLAAAEAVLTEREREMGVALVDIGATLTDVVVIADDAVRHTGSLPLGGRHVTNDLAIGLRTPVDEAERLKIELGALAVDAGDDDEPLLVPVVGDQPSRAISRRVIAAIVGPRLEEIFQLAKSEIRKAPSTDHLTSGIVLTGGGAAVAGATELAERIFDLPVRVGRPVGLLGLTDVAGTPADAAAVGLVRLAARAARSAPPPRGAFRRLASRISHVLSEFI, translated from the coding sequence ATGAACGAGCAACCACCGGCATTCGCCGCCCTGGACATCGGGACAGCGTCGATCACCGCCCTCTTGGCCGAGTGGGTGGAGGGGGAGACCTGGAAGATCGTCGGAGTGGGACGAACCCCGGCCACCGGGCTTCGCCGGGGCGTCATTGTCGATCTGGAGCGGACCACGGAAGCGATCGCTCGCGCCGTCGCCGCGGCCGAGATGATGGCCGGCGGGTCGGCCGGTGCGTTGCACGTCAACATCGGCGGCGATCATGTGCGCAGTCTCAATTCGCGTGGCGTCGTCGCCGTGGCGCATCGCGGTGATCCGATCGACAGCGGTGATGTGGATCGCGTCATGCAGGCGGCCCGCGCGATTCCCGTCCCACCCGACCGCGAAGTCCTGCATGTCCTGGCCCAGGAGTTCCTGGTCGACGATCAGGGTGGGATCAAGGACCCCATCGGCATGACCGGCGCGCGGCTCGAAGCCGCGGTGCACATCGTCACCGGATCGGCCCTGGCGGTCGGCAACATCCACCATTGCATCGAAAAGGCCGGCTACGAGCTCGGATCGCTGACGCTGTCGTCCCTGGCGGCGGCGGAGGCGGTCTTGACCGAGCGCGAGCGTGAAATGGGCGTCGCGCTGGTCGACATCGGTGCGACATTGACCGACGTGGTCGTGATCGCTGACGACGCCGTGCGCCACACCGGCAGTCTCCCCTTGGGTGGTCGTCACGTGACCAATGACCTGGCGATCGGTCTGCGCACCCCGGTGGATGAGGCCGAGCGGCTGAAGATCGAATTGGGCGCACTCGCGGTCGATGCCGGCGATGACGACGAACCGTTGCTTGTTCCGGTCGTCGGCGATCAGCCGTCGCGCGCGATTTCACGACGGGTCATTGCGGCCATCGTCGGGCCCCGACTGGAGGAGATCTTCCAGTTGGCCAAGTCTGAGATTCGCAAGGCCCCGTCGACCGATCACCTCACCTCGGGGATCGTTCTGACGGGGGGAGGCGCCGCCGTGGCGGGGGCCACGGAACTGGCCGAACGCATCTTCGACCTCCCGGTGCGCGTGGGACGGCCCGTCGGCCTCTTGGGACTGACGGATGTCGCCGGGACGCCGGCCGATGCCGCCGCCGTCGGCTTGGTCCGTCTGGCCGCCAGGGCGGCGCGCAGCGCGCCGCCGCCGCGCGGAGCGTTTCGGCGCCTGGCCAGTCGGATCTCCCATGTGCTGTCCGAGTTCATCTGA